Proteins encoded by one window of Syntrophales bacterium:
- a CDS encoding sugar phosphate isomerase/epimerase, with amino-acid sequence MKLPRLKGKLPFRIGTTSYIIPADVAANICLLGSFVDEIELVLYEGFLPSREEVLLWGSLKREYNLQINVHLPMAIPLGDPDFKLRRKGCDKMLQFMERLNPLEPTTYILHLEQNGNRDTGNEIRNEWINCLRDSLNVLRERGMNPDKCAVENLNYPLSWIEDLINDFHLKVCLDTGHLLLQGANLHYHFEKYRDKIIMIHLHGLSGGLDHSSITDVSETAWKDICGFLENYFYGVSLEVFSLEDLRSSLEKLKRAFPWVE; translated from the coding sequence ATGAAACTTCCCCGTCTGAAAGGAAAACTGCCATTTCGCATAGGAACAACCTCTTACATAATACCAGCGGATGTGGCCGCAAATATATGTCTTCTGGGATCCTTTGTAGATGAAATAGAACTGGTTCTATACGAAGGATTTCTCCCCTCAAGGGAGGAAGTACTCCTATGGGGATCTTTGAAAAGAGAATACAATCTTCAAATTAACGTACATCTGCCCATGGCCATTCCCCTTGGCGATCCTGATTTCAAACTGCGTCGGAAAGGTTGCGACAAGATGCTTCAGTTTATGGAACGCCTAAATCCTCTTGAACCCACAACCTATATCCTCCATCTCGAACAAAATGGAAATAGAGACACAGGCAATGAGATTCGAAATGAGTGGATAAACTGTCTCAGAGACTCACTCAACGTATTGAGAGAAAGAGGTATGAACCCTGATAAATGTGCCGTGGAAAATCTGAACTACCCTTTAAGCTGGATTGAAGACCTTATAAACGATTTTCATCTAAAAGTCTGTTTGGACACGGGGCATCTTCTCTTGCAGGGTGCAAATCTCCACTACCACTTTGAAAAATACAGGGATAAAATAATTATGATTCACCTCCACGGGTTGTCCGGTGGCTTGGACCACAGCTCCATAACGGATGTTTCAGAAACAGCATGGAAAGATATATGCGGTTTCTTAGAAAACTATTTTTACGGTGTCTCTTTAGAGGTGTTTTCCCTAGAGGATCTTAGATCATCCTTAGAGAAACTGAAGAGAGCTTTTCCATGGGTAGAATAA
- the cobT gene encoding nicotinate-nucleotide--dimethylbenzimidazole phosphoribosyltransferase, with product MLLLEDTVNRITPQDGQIRQLATKKLEQLTMPYWALGRLMDLAVELAGITGRIPPPVKRKTVIVMAADHGVVWRGVSKYPQAVTLQMLHNFVNGRAAINAIAKVVGARVVVVDMGVAGDTDELIRSGKIIDGKIAPGTADMCTGPAMTRNEAVRSIEAGIRVVHELNNTTDVFATGEMGIGNTTSSSAIIAVFTRSPVETVTGRGTGLDDRELAYKVSIIKKIIEINEPDPKDPISVLARVGGFEIGGIVGLILGAASLKKPVLVDGFISTAAAIIASHLAPLCRYYMIASHRSEEKGHQIALDYLGLKPLINLNMRLGEGTGAALTMPFLDAASALFTDVATFEEAKVSKS from the coding sequence ATGTTGTTGTTGGAAGATACTGTAAACCGAATAACCCCACAGGATGGCCAGATTCGGCAACTTGCTACAAAAAAATTGGAGCAACTCACAATGCCGTACTGGGCCTTAGGACGCCTAATGGATCTAGCTGTGGAACTGGCTGGTATCACAGGTCGAATTCCCCCTCCCGTAAAGAGAAAAACCGTGATAGTAATGGCAGCAGATCATGGGGTTGTGTGGCGTGGTGTAAGTAAGTACCCTCAGGCAGTCACACTGCAGATGTTGCACAATTTTGTAAATGGGCGGGCGGCGATAAACGCAATCGCAAAGGTAGTGGGTGCCCGTGTTGTTGTGGTAGATATGGGAGTTGCCGGAGATACAGATGAACTCATTAGATCAGGCAAAATTATAGATGGCAAGATCGCCCCAGGGACAGCAGACATGTGCACAGGACCAGCCATGACAAGGAATGAGGCCGTTCGGAGCATTGAAGCGGGAATCCGAGTAGTCCATGAATTGAACAACACAACTGACGTTTTTGCTACAGGAGAAATGGGTATCGGCAATACCACATCAAGCAGCGCTATCATCGCTGTGTTCACTCGATCACCTGTTGAAACCGTAACAGGCCGAGGAACCGGTCTGGACGATAGAGAATTGGCCTACAAAGTATCCATCATTAAAAAGATCATCGAAATAAACGAACCGGATCCGAAAGATCCCATAAGTGTACTTGCCCGTGTAGGTGGTTTTGAAATAGGTGGGATAGTTGGTCTTATCTTGGGAGCTGCTTCCCTTAAAAAACCTGTTCTAGTTGACGGTTTCATATCAACGGCTGCAGCCATCATTGCCTCCCACTTAGCACCGCTATGCAGATACTACATGATTGCATCACACCGTAGCGAAGAAAAAGGGCATCAGATTGCCCTTGACTATTTAGGTTTGAAACCTCTAATCAATCTGAACATGCGTTTGGGAGAAGGTACAGGGGCAGCTCTCACTATGCCATTTCTCGACGCTGCGTCTGCCCTTTTCACTGATGTAGCAACATTTGAGGAAGCAAAAGTCTCCAAATCGTGA
- the eno gene encoding phosphopyruvate hydratase, protein MQRKIKSIHAMEILDSRGNPTIKTTVVLDNGIMASASAPSGASTGEHEAVELRDGGRTRYFGKGVLKAVAQVNEVIAPILIDMDPTKQAEIDRLMIRLDGTPGKSKLGANAIVSVSMAVARAAALAADIPLYAYMGGFGALRLPVPMMNILNGGMHANNNLDFQEFMVMPIGAPTYAEALRYGVETFHTLKKILSEKGYVTSVGDEGGFAPNLKSNEEACELLIMAIEKAGYKPGEDIAIALDVAASSFYKKGVYHLSRSGQGKKSTDEMIALYEKWIHKYPIVSIEDGLSEKDWKGFKKMTSILGKKVQIVGDDLFVTNPKFIERGIEEKTANAVLIKFNQIGTVTETMEAINLCHRSGWNYIISHRSGETEDTFLADFAVAMGSGQIKAGSPCRGERTAKYNRLLEIETELGRAAKFCNPFKKE, encoded by the coding sequence ATGCAACGAAAGATCAAATCCATCCATGCCATGGAGATACTCGATTCCCGGGGAAACCCCACTATTAAGACAACCGTAGTACTGGACAACGGTATAATGGCTTCAGCGTCAGCGCCTTCCGGAGCCTCCACAGGAGAACATGAAGCTGTGGAGCTCAGAGATGGAGGAAGAACACGCTATTTTGGGAAAGGTGTTCTGAAAGCAGTGGCTCAGGTAAACGAAGTGATTGCGCCTATCCTCATTGACATGGACCCCACAAAGCAAGCTGAGATTGACCGCCTCATGATCCGTCTTGATGGAACTCCCGGAAAGAGTAAATTAGGAGCAAACGCCATCGTTAGTGTTTCTATGGCGGTAGCTCGCGCTGCTGCCCTCGCAGCTGACATACCCCTTTACGCCTATATGGGTGGTTTTGGTGCCTTACGTCTGCCCGTTCCTATGATGAACATCCTAAACGGTGGAATGCATGCGAATAACAATCTGGATTTTCAAGAATTTATGGTCATGCCCATAGGGGCTCCAACATACGCCGAGGCGCTACGCTACGGTGTGGAAACATTTCACACTCTGAAAAAGATTCTAAGCGAAAAGGGATATGTCACTTCCGTTGGTGACGAAGGTGGGTTTGCCCCCAACTTAAAGAGCAACGAGGAGGCATGTGAGCTATTGATTATGGCGATTGAAAAGGCAGGGTACAAACCAGGTGAAGACATAGCCATTGCCTTAGACGTCGCGGCCAGCTCTTTCTACAAAAAGGGCGTTTACCATCTATCCCGTTCAGGTCAGGGTAAGAAAAGTACAGACGAAATGATTGCCCTGTATGAAAAATGGATCCATAAGTATCCCATTGTTTCTATCGAAGACGGTTTGTCTGAGAAGGACTGGAAAGGTTTCAAAAAGATGACATCCATCCTCGGCAAAAAAGTCCAAATAGTAGGAGATGATCTATTCGTAACAAATCCAAAATTCATAGAACGGGGTATTGAGGAAAAAACTGCAAATGCAGTTCTCATAAAATTCAATCAAATAGGAACTGTGACAGAAACAATGGAAGCCATCAACCTATGTCATCGGTCTGGTTGGAACTACATCATATCGCACAGATCCGGGGAAACAGAGGATACATTCCTGGCAGACTTTGCCGTTGCTATGGGAAGCGGTCAGATAAAAGCAGGTTCACCCTGTCGGGGTGAACGGACAGCTAAGTACAACCGTCTTTTAGAGATCGAAACGGAACTAGGGAGGGCAGCAAAATTTTGTAACCCTTTTAAGAAGGAATGA
- the cobS gene encoding adenosylcobinamide-GDP ribazoletransferase, with product MTIKSFLATIQFLTVLPLPRYLRQEPQMLAGSQVHFPMVGMIIGIIVATIDTCLQNTLPIQTRSVMVVILFAVITGGLHLDGLADTADGLFSLRNNREKVLEIMRDSRLGAMGAITLVLILGLKMASLSEVPANLRQAIIILAPTAGRTAITCTLTFMPYARSEESIVLTFLKRRSPWHALWGIGFLLALSVLQFKAHGVIICVISLCVALMFAIWIKAKLGGFTGDTLGALSEVSETAVIVMGTLLSGNPSLNLLPFSYFCLDNPALIVLWS from the coding sequence GTGACTATTAAATCATTTCTGGCAACCATCCAGTTCCTCACAGTTTTGCCTCTACCCCGATACCTCAGACAAGAGCCCCAAATGCTCGCAGGTTCGCAGGTTCATTTTCCCATGGTGGGAATGATCATAGGAATTATTGTGGCCACTATAGATACCTGCCTACAAAACACCCTCCCCATCCAAACACGCTCAGTAATGGTAGTTATCCTCTTCGCAGTAATTACAGGCGGGCTCCACTTGGATGGACTTGCAGACACAGCTGACGGACTTTTCAGCCTCCGGAATAATAGAGAAAAAGTCCTCGAAATAATGCGGGACAGTCGCCTTGGAGCAATGGGAGCAATTACACTGGTCCTCATCCTGGGTCTTAAGATGGCATCGTTATCGGAAGTACCCGCCAATTTAAGACAAGCAATCATCATCCTTGCACCCACTGCGGGAAGAACAGCCATAACATGTACCCTCACATTTATGCCGTACGCCCGCTCTGAAGAAAGCATAGTGTTAACCTTCCTAAAGAGGCGTTCTCCATGGCACGCACTCTGGGGTATTGGTTTTCTCTTGGCCTTATCAGTTCTACAATTCAAAGCGCATGGTGTTATTATATGTGTAATATCCCTATGTGTTGCCTTGATGTTCGCAATCTGGATTAAAGCAAAATTAGGGGGGTTCACAGGAGACACTCTGGGGGCCCTTTCGGAAGTTTCAGAGACTGCAGTTATCGTTATGGGCACACTGCTATCAGGAAATCCTAGTCTAAACTTACTCCCTTTTTCTTATTTTTGCTTGGACAACCCAGCTTTGATCGTGCTATGGTCGTAA
- the cobU gene encoding bifunctional adenosylcobinamide kinase/adenosylcobinamide-phosphate guanylyltransferase, giving the protein MGRITLVTGGSRSGKSSFAQKLAEETSEERFYIATAPVTDHEMANRIELHKKERLAGNWQTIEEELRLKDALQSIPENAVVIIDCLTLWVNNLLYDAGKRGVTLTEEDISEKCHSLSTTAKKRTGDVIFVTNEVGMGIVPENEIARRFRDLTGRCNQVVAKTADHVILMVCGIPTTIK; this is encoded by the coding sequence ATGGGTAGAATAACGCTAGTTACGGGTGGTAGTAGAAGTGGTAAAAGTTCCTTTGCACAAAAACTGGCAGAAGAAACGTCCGAGGAGAGATTTTATATAGCCACGGCACCAGTTACGGACCATGAAATGGCCAACCGTATAGAACTTCACAAAAAAGAGAGACTGGCTGGCAATTGGCAAACCATTGAAGAAGAACTTCGCCTAAAAGATGCGTTGCAGAGCATACCAGAAAATGCCGTTGTGATAATTGACTGTCTAACACTTTGGGTTAATAATCTCCTCTACGATGCGGGGAAAAGAGGAGTAACCCTTACAGAGGAAGACATAAGCGAAAAATGCCACTCTCTGAGCACGACAGCGAAAAAAAGAACAGGGGATGTTATTTTCGTAACCAACGAGGTGGGAATGGGTATAGTACCTGAAAATGAAATCGCAAGAAGATTCCGCGATCTGACAGGGCGTTGCAATCAGGTAGTAGCGAAGACAGCGGATCATGTGATCCTTATGGTGTGCGGGATTCCCACCACCATAAAATGA